The genomic segment CGGCATCAAGCTGCTCGACGGCACGGCCCTGCAGCTGCGGGTGCAGGTCGGCATCGGCACCGATGCCTCGACCAGCGCCGTCACGATCGACCTCACCCAGGCCATGAGCGCGTCGGCCCTGAACCTGACCGCCGGCACCCTGAGCATCGCCGGCACCAACGGCGACGCGGCCCGCGCGGCCATCGGCAACATCACGGCCGCCACGGGCACCGTCAGCTCCATGCGCGCCGATTTCGGTGCGGCCCAGAACCGGTTCGAGACCTCGATCCGCAACATCGGCATGACGGCGGAGAACCTCTCGGCCGCCAACAGCCGCATCCGCGACGTGGATGTGGCCCTCGAGACCTCGACCATGACCAGCCTGCAGATCCTGCAGCAGGCCGGCGTGTCGATCCTCGGCCAGGCCAACGCCACCAGCCAGCTGGCGCTGAACCTGCTGCAGGGCTAGCCCGCCGCGGGGCACCGCCCGACTTTTTGCACAGCCCAGGGCCGCCGGGAGCCGACGCTTCCGGCGGCCCGCCCGGCGCCGCGCCTTCCCCCGCCCGACCACTCCGAAAAATTTTTCCGCGGCGCTAAAGTTTTCTATAAAGCGCCCCGCGAACCCGCCGAACACCCCCATGTCACGCGAAGGCAATCGCCC from the bacterium genome contains:
- a CDS encoding flagellin FliC translates to MGLRVNTNVASLNAQRHLYNTTTRFGKSMERLSSGLRINRSGDDAAGLAISESLKSDIRALQQASRNAADGISLVQTAEGSLDEVNNILLRLRELAEQSATETLGEEERTYLDAEFQELLDEINRISATAEFNGIKLLDGTALQLRVQVGIGTDASTSAVTIDLTQAMSASALNLTAGTLSIAGTNGDAARAAIGNITAATGTVSSMRADFGAAQNRFETSIRNIGMTAENLSAANSRIRDVDVALETSTMTSLQILQQAGVSILGQANATSQLALNLLQG